One window from the genome of Neospora caninum Liverpool complete genome, chromosome VI encodes:
- a CDS encoding Breast carcinoma amplified sequence 2, related — translation MPVTEMPEGSSPASALALRSAPASQPLANGTSSQFLSQMLPLAHLIDTLPYVDALTPEQNEEAKSLIQQELVLMNRERQARRQGAGPGSDEDPSTLEEEILKEYLDELLPPPKTPHLDNPNSLVGKELLRIKRGEPMQKLDLTRLYEEAPAPPKSGETAEWRKSIATCESLLEHLSVGQTNLDLMNIHAISSWTRHLQGLMAQGNHWESALKRVRTEVDGVSKARKLEQVECGNALRNLNRTREDYEARNREIMGALSHLNEEVAELKHKCRVRGLLPEDWDSDVEEEEATWAVPIASAAPGQDATSESQTTSPAASSLPLSSSASATRREHPSIHNGSAGDSVASSSHAHSREEDEMVDYD, via the exons ATGCCAGTTACAGAAATGCCGGAGGGGTCTTCGCCCGCCTCGGCACTCGCCTTGCGCTCCGCGCCAGCTTCTCAACCCCTGGCAAACGGCACATCTTCTCAGTTTCTTTCCCAAATGCTTCCGCTCGCACACTTGATCGATACCCTTCCGTACGTAGATGCGTTGACACCCGAACAGaatgaagaagcgaaaagtTTGATACAGCAGGAGTTGGTGCTCATGAACCGCGAGCGCCAGGCCAGGCGCCAAGGCGCGGGCCcaggcagcgacgaagaTCCGTCTACTCTCGAGGAAGAGATTCTCAAAGAGTACCTTGACGAGCTTCTCCCGCCACCGAAAACTCCACATCTGGACAACCCGAACTCGCTGGTCGGAAAAGAACTCCTGCGGATTAAACGAG GCGAACCGATGCAGAAGCTGGACCTGACCCGTTTGTACGAGGAAGCGCCTGCGCCCCCAAAGTCTGGAGAAACTGCGGAGTGGCGCAAATCCATCGCGACCTGCGAGTCCCTTCTCGAGCACCTGAGCGTGGGCCAAACCAATCTCGACTTGATGAACATCCACGCGATATCGTCCTGGACGAGACATCTCCAAGGTCTCATGGCGCAGGGGAACCA cTGGGAATCGGCGTTGAAACGGGTGCGCACAGAGGTCGATGGCGTCAGCAAAGCGCGGAAGCTCGAGCAGGTGGAATGCGGCAATGCGCTTCGAAATCTAAACCGAACCAGAGAGGACTACGAGGCCAG AAACCGGGAAATTATGGGTGCACTCTCACACCTGAACGAAGAAGTTGCTGAGCTGAAACACAAGTGCCGTGTCAG AGGTCTGCTCCCAGAGGACTGGGACAGTGAcgtcgaagaggaggaagcgacgtGGGCCGTGCCCATCGCTTCAGCGGCGCCGGGACAAGACGCGACGTCGGAATCTCAAACGACTTCACCCGcagcttcctctctcccgctctcgtcttctgccaGTGCCACAAGACGCGAG CATCCTTCGATTCACAACggaagcgcaggagacagcgtcgcttcgtcttcgcaCGCACACAGCCGGGAGGAGGATGAGATGGTTGACTACGACTAG